The region CACCGCCACCGCCACCTTGGGCATGCGCGCGAGGATCTTGTCCTTCACGCGACCGCGGGCGGTGTTGAAGATGATGAAATCGCCCTCGTGCTTGAACCACATGGGCGTGACCTGGGGCGAGCCGTCGGCCTTGACGAGTGCAAGGGCGGCCACGGCCTTGGTCTGGAGAATGGGGACGTGGGTTTCGGGGATGGTGGGCATGGGAAAACAGCTGCAACTGCTCCTGC is a window of Pseudomonadota bacterium DNA encoding:
- a CDS encoding PPOX class F420-dependent oxidoreductase; this translates as MPTIPETHVPILQTKAVAALALVKADGSPQVTPMWFKHEGDFIIFNTARGRVKDKILARMPKVAVAVVDPENSYRYVQIQGEVVEGTEEGANDVIDSLALKYLGQPKYPFGQPGEVRVTYKVRIDRVQTMG